AATCAAAAAACAGAAGAATTGATTAATTTAGATAAAAAAGGGTATAATGGAGTTCAAATCTTCGGTTCAGATCCGAAAATTATGAGTAAAGCAGCTAATATAGTAGAAAGAGATTATGAACCAGATTTAATAGATTTAAATTTAGGTTGTCCTGCCCCCAAAATCGTAAAAAATGATTATGGATCAGCTTTAATGAAATATCCTGAACTTACAGGTAATATAGTTAATGAAGTAAACAAAGCTACTAAAATACCGATAACTGTAAAAATGAGAAAAGGTTGGGATCAAGATCATATAAATGCAGTTGAAATTGCAAAAATTTGTGAAAAAAATGGAGCAAAGGCAGTTACGGTTCATGGTAGGACAAGAGAAGAATTTTATAGTGGAAAAGCTGATTGGTCAATTATTAAAAAAACAAAAAAAGCTGTAAATATTCCTGTGATCGGTAATGGAGATATTTTTTCGGTAAAAGATGCTAATAATATGTTTGAAGAAACTAATTGTGATGGAATTATGTTAGCTAGAGGTATTCAGGGTAATCCCTGGTTGCTAAAAAAAATTATATTTAAATATAAAAAAGATAATGATATTAATGATCCGAATTATGAAGATATAATTGATTTAGCTTTAAAGCATCTTGAGATAGCTGTTAATTATTATGGAGAGAAAAGAGCTATTCCACTAATGCGTAAGCATGTAAGTTGGTATCTTAAAGGTTTGCCTCATTCTTCAAAAATTAAAGATAAAATAAATAGATTAAAAACTAAAGAAAAAGTACAAAAAGTTTTAAATGAGTATATATTATTATTAAAAGACAGGAATAATGTTATATAATACTTGTTATTTCTTGACAAATATAATTTGGTAAATTATAATAATTAATAATTGTAAAGAATAAATTAGTGTCAGCTTGGATTGCTTGACGCTAATTTTGATATTAAAGCATATAAAATGATGTTAATTATCATCGTTTATAAATAATCAAATCATAAAAGGGGTAGAAATTTATGGCTAATGAAACTAAAGAAGTTGTTTTAACAGAAGAGGGTTATGAAAAATTAGAAGAGGAATTGGACTATCTTGTTAATGAGAAAAGACGAGAAGTTGCTAAAAGAATCAAAGTTGCAAGAGAATTTGGAGATATTAGTGAGAATTCTGAGTATGATGATGCCAAAAATGAACAGGCATTTGTTGAGGGACGTATTCAAGAAATAGAAAATATGTTACGAAATGCAAAAGTCATTAAAGATGAAGAAGTTGATGACCACACAGTTAATGTTGGAACTACGGTAAAAATTAAAGATTTAGATGATGAGGATATTTATACTTA
This genomic interval from Halanaerobiales bacterium contains the following:
- the dusB gene encoding tRNA dihydrouridine synthase DusB, whose protein sequence is MKIGKIKIKTPILIAPMAGVTDYPYRKILRDMGAELLYTEMVSAKGLVHGNQKTEELINLDKKGYNGVQIFGSDPKIMSKAANIVERDYEPDLIDLNLGCPAPKIVKNDYGSALMKYPELTGNIVNEVNKATKIPITVKMRKGWDQDHINAVEIAKICEKNGAKAVTVHGRTREEFYSGKADWSIIKKTKKAVNIPVIGNGDIFSVKDANNMFEETNCDGIMLARGIQGNPWLLKKIIFKYKKDNDINDPNYEDIIDLALKHLEIAVNYYGEKRAIPLMRKHVSWYLKGLPHSSKIKDKINRLKTKEKVQKVLNEYILLLKDRNNVI
- the greA gene encoding transcription elongation factor GreA — translated: MANETKEVVLTEEGYEKLEEELDYLVNEKRREVAKRIKVAREFGDISENSEYDDAKNEQAFVEGRIQEIENMLRNAKVIKDEEVDDHTVNVGTTVKIKDLDDEDIYTYTLVGSAESDPLKNKISNESPIGKNLIGHKIGDQVEVEVPSGTMNYEVLSIEKTNK